A genomic segment from Gracilinanus agilis isolate LMUSP501 chromosome 1, AgileGrace, whole genome shotgun sequence encodes:
- the NFILZ gene encoding NFIL3 like protein has protein sequence MDLGLLRLMDLSQGKNKALRGNRGSSFAPVTRRQREFMPEEKKDTTYWEKRRKNNEAAKRSREKRRLNDVAVEGRLAALKEENALLRAELMALKLHFGLLGPGTPHALQALLWGCPWPASWAPEGRLVHPERGPFRPCSPDPKELVCRDLHSSHKMVGLGSPRLSHELSAPDPKRLDSAVWATCPPAFFSCHLLDEHPTPLPLLEPGPLWEPWPPLPTGQAKSSGHWVLGNNAAKSGSVAPSSGTPCPHPGDRLKSTAQSSLPHKLRIKSRVLAGWDNSPSNSF, from the coding sequence ATGGATCTAGGACTCCTGAGGCTAATGGATTTGTCTCAGGGTAAGAACAAGGCCCTTCGGGGAAATCGAGGAAGCAGCTTCGCCCCAGTCACCCGTCGCCAGAGAGAGTTCATgccagaagagaagaaagacacCACCTATTGGGAGAAGAGGCGTAAAAACAACGAGGCAGCCAAGAGATCTCGGGAGAAGAGGAGACTGAATGATGTGGCTGTGGAAGGACGGCTGGCCGCCCTCAAGGAGGAGAATGCCCTGCTCCGGGCTGAGTTGATGGCTCTCAAGCTTCACTTCGGCCTGCTGGGCCCTGGCACCCCCCATGCCCTTCAAGCCTTGCTATGGGGTTGCCCCTGGCCAGCTTCCTGGGCCCCAGAGGGGAGACTGGTCCACCCAGAGAGAGGCCCATTCAGGCCTTGCAGCCCAGACCCCAAGGAGCTGGTCTGTAGGGATCTCCACAGTTCCCACAAGATGGTGGGTCTAGGTTCCCCAAGGCTTTCTCATGAGCTCTCGGCTCCAGACCCTAAGAGGCTAGACTCAGCTGTCTGGGCCACTTGTCCCCCCGCTTTCTTCAGCTGCCACCTTCTGGATGAGCAccccacccctctgcctctgCTGGAGCCTGGCCCCTTGTGGGAGCCGTGGCCACCACTGCCAACTGGGCAGGCAAAGAGCTCCGGCCATTGGGTCTTGGGCAACAATGCAGCCAAGTCTGGTTCTGTGGCACCATCATCTGGAACCCCCTGCCCTCACCCTGGGGACAGACTCAAGAGCACAGCTCAGTCCAGCCTGCCCCATAAACTTCGGATCAAGTCCCGGGTGCTGGCAGGCTGGGACAACAGTCCTTCCAATTCCTTCTGA